A single region of the bacterium genome encodes:
- a CDS encoding M2 family metallopeptidase has translation MSNRSIIGILAAVIAFAICLMAGRTSFSAKKGEAMEGKARAVISEYLEKYKPLDLGLRRAWYEYSTTGDKRASARQGELELAMRQLASDRDRFGKLKSLYKSRDKIEDRVVRRQVELLYLVHLPNQVEPEKLKRLTALERRIEETFNDYRAELDGKKLSPVDVAHMLSDSTDSAKIERVWKSQAGVGRLLESDFRELVKLRNEIARDLGYASALELEAVVAELDLGMLDKFYSQVRKATDKPFKRLKEEYLDPRLAKRYNVAAGDLKPWHYQNAFFQEAPPAAFGKVDFDAFYAKTDSKKVVAQTIAFYESIGVDIKGIVKNSSLYPAPGKNPHAVAWLMDPEKPGSSVLIMNLPNPPTPPKASEASTLVHELGHDINYEAILANGSLPYLLREPTMLTEAFAMLMENQTQTADWVTRLGVPEREAREAEETASMIDYADQLIFLRWSSTIYCFERKFYADPDADIGDLWWECRARNQLLDRPEGWREPDALAKYHIPIVPPLYYSNYAIGRVANVQFAELFDSRTGGGGSASFYGRRELGDWLMKDFLAQGNLYCWDEFLKAQAGEPLSVAVWKRRYIGSDAEKMLYK, from the coding sequence ATGTCCAATCGATCGATCATAGGTATCTTAGCAGCAGTGATCGCATTCGCGATCTGTCTCATGGCCGGCCGGACGTCATTTTCAGCGAAAAAGGGGGAAGCGATGGAGGGCAAGGCAAGGGCCGTGATCTCGGAGTATCTGGAGAAGTACAAGCCGCTGGACCTGGGGCTCAGACGCGCCTGGTACGAATACAGCACCACGGGGGACAAGCGCGCCTCCGCGAGGCAGGGCGAGTTGGAACTCGCCATGAGACAGCTGGCCAGCGACAGGGATAGGTTCGGGAAGCTGAAGTCCCTCTACAAGTCGCGGGACAAGATCGAGGACCGCGTGGTCAGGCGGCAGGTCGAGCTCCTCTACCTCGTGCATCTGCCGAACCAGGTCGAGCCGGAGAAGCTCAAGAGGCTCACCGCGCTCGAGAGGCGCATCGAGGAGACCTTCAACGACTACAGGGCGGAACTGGACGGAAAGAAACTCTCGCCCGTGGATGTCGCGCACATGCTCTCCGACTCCACGGACAGCGCAAAGATCGAGCGCGTCTGGAAGTCCCAGGCGGGCGTGGGAAGGCTCCTTGAATCCGACTTCCGTGAACTGGTGAAGCTGAGAAATGAGATCGCGCGCGATCTGGGATACGCGAGCGCGCTCGAGCTCGAGGCGGTGGTCGCGGAGCTCGACCTCGGCATGCTGGATAAATTCTACAGCCAGGTGCGGAAGGCGACGGACAAACCATTCAAGAGGCTAAAGGAGGAGTACCTGGACCCGAGGTTGGCAAAGCGATACAACGTCGCCGCGGGAGATCTCAAGCCGTGGCACTATCAGAACGCCTTCTTCCAGGAGGCGCCGCCCGCCGCGTTCGGCAAGGTGGACTTCGACGCGTTCTACGCGAAGACCGATTCGAAAAAGGTGGTGGCGCAGACGATCGCGTTCTACGAGAGCATCGGGGTGGACATAAAGGGGATCGTCAAGAACTCGAGCCTCTACCCTGCGCCCGGCAAAAACCCTCACGCGGTCGCATGGCTCATGGACCCTGAAAAGCCGGGCAGCTCCGTGCTGATCATGAACCTGCCAAACCCGCCGACTCCGCCCAAGGCCTCGGAGGCCTCGACGTTAGTCCACGAGCTGGGACACGACATCAACTACGAGGCCATACTCGCCAACGGCTCGCTGCCGTATCTCCTTCGCGAGCCGACCATGCTGACCGAGGCGTTTGCGATGCTCATGGAGAACCAGACGCAGACCGCGGACTGGGTCACGCGGCTTGGCGTGCCGGAGAGAGAGGCGCGCGAGGCGGAAGAGACCGCGTCGATGATCGACTACGCGGACCAGCTGATATTCCTGCGCTGGTCCTCCACGATCTACTGTTTCGAGCGAAAGTTCTACGCAGACCCGGACGCCGATATAGGAGATCTCTGGTGGGAGTGCCGCGCGAGAAACCAGTTGCTCGACAGGCCGGAGGGCTGGCGCGAGCCGGACGCGTTGGCGAAATATCACATCCCGATCGTGCCGCCGCTGTACTACTCCAACTACGCGATCGGCCGCGTGGCCAACGTGCAGTTCGCCGAGCTCTTCGATTCGCGCACCGGCGGCGGTGGTTCTGCCAGCTTCTACGGACGCAGGGAACTGGGCGACTGGCTGATGAAGGACTTCCTGGCCCAGGGAAACCTCTATTGCTGGGACGAGTTTTTGAAAGCGCAGGCCGGCGAGCCGCTCTCGGTCGCGGTTTGGAAACGCCGCTATATCGGCTCGGATGCGGAGAAGATGCTGTACAAATAG
- a CDS encoding RtcB family protein, whose protein sequence is MDLQRINDFAWRIPKHGKMRVDGIIFASRRMLEDIRKDESVQQVINVACLPGIVRASLAMPDIHWGYGFPIGGVAAFDAEEGIISPGGVGYDVNCGVRLLRSDLAAEDVRPRMREVVNQLFRDIPTGIGSHHKSFKLGPDDMKHVLKDGAAWAVKHGFGDEGELAHIESAGCIPGADPQALSERAKQRGCDQLGTLGSGNHFVEVQEVVEIYDEQAANAMGLFPGQVTITVHTGSRGLGHQVCEDNIEVMLAAARKYHIELPDKQLCCAPVGSPEGRRYFVAMAAAANFAFANRQVITHWVRAALEHALKMGPADHGIRPVYDVCHNIAKFEEHMVGGSSRRLCVHRKGATRAYPAHHPEVPAIYREIGQPVLIPGDMGRYSFVLVGTDRAMEETFGSTCHGAGRLMSRHAAKRACRGRNIEQELAAQGILVRGASRDTVVEEAPEAYKDVAEVVDAVAGAGISKKVAKLKPLGVIKG, encoded by the coding sequence ATGGACCTTCAGCGCATCAATGATTTCGCGTGGCGCATACCCAAGCACGGCAAGATGCGCGTGGACGGGATCATCTTCGCCTCGCGCAGGATGCTCGAGGACATAAGAAAAGACGAGAGCGTGCAGCAGGTGATCAACGTCGCGTGCCTGCCCGGTATCGTCCGCGCCTCGCTTGCCATGCCCGACATCCACTGGGGCTACGGTTTTCCCATAGGCGGTGTGGCTGCCTTTGATGCCGAGGAAGGTATAATATCCCCTGGTGGTGTTGGTTATGACGTGAATTGCGGCGTGCGCCTCCTGCGCTCGGACCTTGCGGCCGAGGACGTGAGGCCGCGCATGCGCGAGGTCGTGAACCAACTATTCCGCGATATCCCCACCGGGATCGGCTCGCATCACAAGAGTTTCAAACTCGGTCCTGACGACATGAAGCACGTGCTCAAGGACGGGGCCGCATGGGCCGTGAAACACGGCTTTGGCGATGAGGGGGAACTCGCGCACATCGAATCCGCGGGCTGCATCCCTGGCGCCGACCCGCAGGCGCTCTCCGAGCGCGCAAAGCAGCGCGGCTGCGATCAGCTCGGCACGTTGGGTTCGGGCAACCACTTCGTGGAGGTCCAGGAGGTGGTGGAGATATACGATGAGCAGGCGGCGAACGCGATGGGGCTCTTCCCCGGGCAGGTGACGATCACGGTCCACACGGGCTCGCGCGGCCTGGGCCACCAGGTTTGCGAGGACAATATCGAGGTGATGCTCGCCGCTGCGCGCAAATATCACATAGAGCTCCCTGACAAGCAGCTCTGCTGCGCGCCGGTGGGTTCACCTGAGGGGAGACGGTACTTCGTCGCGATGGCGGCCGCGGCCAACTTCGCGTTCGCAAACCGCCAGGTCATCACGCACTGGGTGAGGGCAGCGCTCGAACACGCGCTCAAGATGGGGCCGGCGGACCACGGCATCAGACCTGTCTACGATGTCTGCCACAACATCGCAAAGTTCGAGGAACACATGGTTGGCGGCTCCTCGCGCAGGCTCTGCGTTCATCGCAAGGGCGCGACGCGCGCATATCCCGCGCACCACCCGGAGGTCCCGGCGATCTATCGCGAGATAGGACAACCGGTGCTCATCCCCGGAGACATGGGCCGCTACTCCTTCGTGCTCGTGGGCACTGACCGCGCCATGGAGGAGACCTTCGGTTCCACGTGCCACGGCGCGGGCCGCCTCATGTCCAGGCATGCGGCCAAACGCGCATGTCGCGGCCGCAATATCGAGCAGGAACTGGCGGCCCAGGGGATCCTGGTGCGCGGCGCCTCGCGCGACACCGTGGTCGAGGAGGCGCCGGAGGCGTACAAGGACGTGGCCGAGGTGGTGGACGCCGTCGCTGGCGCCGGGATCTCCAAGAAGGTGGCCAAGCTAAAACCCCTCGGCGTGATTAAGGGATAG
- a CDS encoding helix-turn-helix transcriptional regulator, giving the protein MKTDQLLKRVGLQVRACRVKAGLKQEDVEDFGVSWKHYQKVEAGTTNTTIRILYKLAKAFKCRPGDFLP; this is encoded by the coding sequence GTGAAGACAGATCAGCTTTTAAAAAGAGTAGGGCTTCAAGTCCGCGCCTGCCGGGTGAAAGCAGGGTTGAAGCAAGAGGATGTGGAGGATTTTGGGGTCAGTTGGAAGCACTATCAGAAGGTTGAAGCGGGCACTACGAATACGACCATAAGGATTCTCTACAAGTTGGCAAAAGCGTTCAAGTGCCGTCCTGGCGATTTTTTGCCTTAG
- a CDS encoding SEL1-like repeat protein gives MRLKTLLFCLLFAAVLGAPVVGVSSETSSIDQLQKRAEQGDANAQKNLGLMYLFGQGVPQDYAKAGEWCRKAAEQGDTDAQYNLGTMYFKGDGVQQNYAKAMEWFTKAAEQGLPDAQYHLGAIYAKGNGTPRDFTKAAEWFRKAGEQGHVNAQYDLGAMYGRGEGVPQDFTKAAAWLRKAAEQGDAKAQYNLGVFYFEGKGLPRDFAKAVEWYQKAAEQGYLSAQFNLGVLYAEGISVPQDFSKALKWFRKAAEEGDPGAQYNLGRMYALGNGVAKDYILAYAWSNLAASQGRESARKLISLINLSAEELAEAQRLSSNWKPGQSLER, from the coding sequence ATGCGTCTTAAAACTCTGCTATTCTGTTTACTCTTTGCTGCAGTTCTTGGCGCTCCTGTCGTGGGCGTTTCCAGTGAAACGTCTTCTATAGACCAACTGCAGAAGCGAGCAGAGCAAGGCGATGCCAATGCGCAAAAAAATCTCGGGTTGATGTACCTCTTTGGCCAAGGTGTTCCTCAGGACTACGCCAAGGCAGGGGAGTGGTGTAGAAAGGCGGCTGAACAGGGAGATACCGATGCTCAGTACAATCTCGGAACAATGTACTTTAAAGGCGATGGCGTACAACAGAACTACGCGAAGGCGATGGAATGGTTTACAAAAGCGGCAGAGCAAGGATTGCCCGATGCTCAATATCACCTTGGAGCGATATACGCTAAGGGTAACGGTACACCTCGGGACTTCACTAAGGCAGCGGAGTGGTTCAGAAAAGCCGGGGAACAAGGTCATGTAAATGCACAGTATGATCTCGGAGCTATGTATGGCAGAGGGGAAGGCGTGCCTCAGGACTTTACCAAAGCGGCAGCTTGGCTCAGAAAGGCTGCGGAACAGGGCGATGCCAAAGCTCAATATAACCTTGGCGTGTTTTACTTTGAAGGTAAAGGGTTACCTCGTGATTTCGCCAAGGCTGTCGAGTGGTACCAAAAAGCGGCTGAACAAGGATATCTCAGCGCGCAGTTTAATCTAGGTGTGTTGTATGCTGAAGGCATAAGTGTACCTCAAGATTTTTCAAAAGCATTGAAATGGTTCAGAAAGGCAGCAGAAGAAGGCGATCCTGGAGCGCAGTATAATCTTGGGCGGATGTACGCTTTAGGCAATGGTGTCGCTAAAGATTATATTTTGGCCTACGCATGGTCTAATCTCGCCGCGTCTCAGGGAAGGGAGTCTGCGCGGAAACTGATAAGTCTCATCAATTTGAGTGCTGAAGAACTCGCTGAAGCACAGCGGCTTTCATCAAATTGGAAGCCAGGTCAGTCTTTGGAGCGTTGA
- a CDS encoding DUF2335 domain-containing protein, with product MSKNKNRGLVPQQYQPSTPQARAQTLVAQQYSGPIPPPEAMEKYNQILPGAADRILKMAEQQSQHRQGLENSVVKGNLSHQRWGLIVGAIITIVVTVAGTILALYDKPTEGLIAILSMIGIDAGVFVFGRLRQEKDRAQKLAEIDEAKKGNQ from the coding sequence ATGAGCAAAAACAAGAATAGGGGTCTCGTTCCGCAGCAGTATCAACCCTCTACACCACAAGCTCGTGCACAAACGCTAGTCGCACAACAATATTCTGGCCCGATTCCTCCGCCAGAAGCCATGGAAAAATATAATCAGATTTTACCTGGGGCAGCCGATCGTATTCTCAAAATGGCAGAGCAGCAGTCACAGCATCGGCAAGGGCTTGAGAATTCCGTGGTAAAAGGAAATCTCAGCCATCAAAGGTGGGGGTTAATCGTCGGAGCGATTATCACGATTGTCGTGACTGTAGCGGGAACGATTTTGGCTCTGTACGATAAACCGACTGAAGGTCTTATTGCCATTCTATCAATGATAGGGATTGATGCTGGAGTGTTTGTCTTTGGCAGGTTGCGACAGGAAAAGGATCGCGCGCAAAAGCTCGCTGAAATCGACGAAGCGAAGAAGGGAAATCAGTAG
- a CDS encoding recombinase family protein: MSIERGLPMGMMKRVAIYARVSTDDQKADLQLDALRLYAQARGIEVYREYVDFISGAKESRPALNEMLADARRGKFSAVAVWKIDRLGRSVAHLLTILSELQTLSVAFVSLQEAIDTGTPAGRMVFTFLGAVAEFERAIIAERVKAGMKAAKSRGKHCGRPKASLDLDLARRMRAEGKSLRQVAALAGVSHATMSRLLAAV, encoded by the coding sequence ATGTCAATCGAAAGGGGGCTTCCAATGGGGATGATGAAACGAGTGGCGATATACGCAAGAGTAAGTACTGACGACCAGAAGGCCGATCTTCAGCTCGACGCGCTCCGGCTATACGCACAGGCGCGGGGAATTGAGGTCTATCGCGAGTACGTGGATTTTATCTCAGGGGCAAAGGAGTCCCGCCCTGCCCTCAACGAAATGCTTGCTGATGCCAGACGGGGTAAATTCAGCGCCGTAGCCGTGTGGAAGATCGACCGGCTTGGGCGCTCGGTTGCGCACCTGCTCACGATCTTGTCCGAGCTACAGACCCTCAGCGTCGCCTTTGTGAGCCTTCAAGAGGCCATAGACACGGGCACACCTGCGGGCAGAATGGTTTTTACGTTTCTCGGGGCCGTGGCAGAGTTTGAGCGGGCGATTATCGCGGAACGGGTCAAGGCAGGGATGAAGGCAGCCAAGAGCCGAGGGAAGCATTGCGGCCGGCCCAAGGCCAGCCTAGACCTCGACCTTGCCCGCCGGATGCGCGCTGAGGGCAAATCCTTGCGCCAGGTGGCCGCTCTCGCAGGTGTCTCCCATGCCACGATGTCACGTCTGCTTGCCGCTGTGTAG
- a CDS encoding helix-turn-helix domain-containing protein — MLQMIASRLQQVIDKGSHQGKSDRVLATELGISHVALWKLRTGWKDKDSKPYNPSLEMLDRLCKFFKCKVGDILEYRKM; from the coding sequence ATGTTGCAAATGATAGCGTCGAGATTACAGCAAGTCATAGACAAGGGGTCCCATCAGGGGAAGAGCGACCGTGTGCTCGCCACAGAGCTGGGCATTAGCCACGTCGCTCTATGGAAGCTCCGCACGGGATGGAAGGATAAGGATAGCAAGCCCTACAATCCCAGCCTCGAAATGCTAGACCGGCTTTGCAAGTTCTTCAAGTGCAAGGTGGGGGATATTTTGGAGTATCGAAAAATGTAA